The following proteins are co-located in the Wenzhouxiangella marina genome:
- the rseP gene encoding RIP metalloprotease RseP, translating to MDILGPIFWLIVALGLLVTFHEFGHYWVARRCGVRVLRFSVGFGQALWSRKAADGTEYQIAAIPLGGYVKMLDEREGPVDPGEREQAFNRKPVGQRIAIVAAGPAFNLIFALAAFWLMFVVGIPETRPVLGPTQGMATEAGLHEDDLIVEVDGQRVETWTHTLLSLIPPALDRRAIELTVEELDGDRRSVALPLDRLGADFDEENTLEHLGLSPWRPDLPPVIGEVSADSPAARAGLSAGDRILSINGVPVDGWQAVARLIPEQALGAEGQLLPLTLALENGGREWQIDITPELNEGRAVLGIQAPPPDEALQARFERSFTVLKLGPIDAAGESVAETGRLTAATLGILGRMITGKASLSNLSGPITIAQMAHSSARLGFSRFLFFLGLISLSLAIINLLPIPMLDGGHLLYYFIEILKGSPVSERTQIMGQYLGLLLVVSLMSLAIFNDILRVFT from the coding sequence ATGGACATACTGGGCCCCATCTTCTGGCTGATCGTTGCCCTCGGGCTACTGGTCACCTTTCACGAGTTCGGACACTACTGGGTGGCCCGACGCTGCGGCGTGCGCGTGCTGCGCTTCTCGGTGGGCTTCGGACAGGCCCTGTGGTCGAGAAAGGCCGCCGATGGCACCGAGTACCAGATCGCCGCGATTCCGCTCGGCGGCTACGTCAAGATGCTCGACGAACGCGAAGGCCCGGTCGACCCGGGCGAGCGCGAGCAGGCCTTCAACCGCAAGCCCGTGGGCCAGCGCATCGCCATCGTCGCGGCCGGACCGGCGTTCAATCTGATCTTCGCCCTGGCCGCCTTCTGGCTGATGTTCGTGGTGGGCATCCCCGAAACTCGCCCGGTGCTCGGTCCGACCCAGGGCATGGCCACGGAAGCCGGGCTGCACGAGGACGATCTGATCGTCGAGGTCGATGGGCAGCGCGTCGAGACCTGGACCCACACCCTGCTCAGCCTGATTCCGCCGGCACTCGACCGCCGCGCGATCGAACTGACGGTCGAGGAGCTCGATGGCGACCGCCGTTCCGTGGCGCTGCCGCTCGACCGACTGGGCGCGGACTTCGACGAAGAAAACACCCTGGAGCATCTGGGCCTTTCGCCCTGGCGACCGGACCTGCCGCCGGTGATCGGCGAGGTCAGCGCGGACTCACCGGCCGCCCGCGCAGGCCTGTCGGCCGGCGATCGCATCCTCAGCATCAACGGTGTGCCCGTCGACGGCTGGCAGGCGGTCGCCCGACTCATCCCCGAGCAGGCGCTGGGGGCCGAAGGGCAGCTCCTGCCGCTGACACTCGCGCTCGAGAATGGCGGCCGCGAATGGCAGATCGACATCACGCCGGAACTGAACGAAGGCCGTGCCGTGCTGGGCATCCAGGCCCCGCCGCCCGACGAGGCGCTGCAGGCACGCTTCGAGCGCAGCTTCACCGTGCTCAAACTCGGCCCGATCGACGCAGCCGGCGAATCCGTCGCCGAAACGGGACGCCTGACCGCGGCCACGCTGGGCATTCTCGGCCGGATGATCACCGGCAAGGCGTCCCTCAGCAACCTGTCCGGTCCGATCACGATCGCCCAGATGGCCCATTCCTCGGCGCGCCTGGGCTTTTCCCGCTTCCTGTTCTTTCTCGGCCTGATCAGCCTGTCGCTGGCCATCATCAACCTGCTGCCGATCCCGATGCTCGACGGCGGACACCTGCTCTACTACTTCATCGAGATCCTGAAAGGCTCGCCGGTTTCGGAGCGAACGCAGATCATGGGCCAGTACCTGGGCCTGCTGCTGGTGGTCAGTCTGATGAGTCTGGCCATATTTAACGATATATTACGTGTCTTCACCTAA
- a CDS encoding phosphatidate cytidylyltransferase: MLKTRVITALLIATFGLLALFALPVTGFALVAAAVLLGIGGWEAARLAGLDSPVACHGFGAALLLIGLALGASLGLLPSLPLQIPTLPIVIPSLLGAIAGMWLLLFLWLAGPKWGGQPRSGMTLFKLLVLTLILLGAWLAISWLQARSPWLVLFLMLLIAAADVGAYFTGRSVGGPKLAPRISPGKTWSGVAGGLVATILVTALAAALLPDAPFRPMIAALVAAVLAWISVGGDLFISLLKRQRGLKDSSNLLPGHGGILDRFDSLGAALPFFVIAVAQLGS; this comes from the coding sequence ATGCTTAAGACCCGGGTCATCACCGCCCTGCTGATCGCGACCTTCGGCCTGCTGGCCCTGTTCGCGCTACCCGTCACGGGCTTCGCCCTGGTCGCCGCCGCGGTGCTGCTGGGCATCGGCGGCTGGGAGGCTGCCCGGCTGGCCGGGCTGGACTCGCCGGTCGCCTGCCACGGTTTCGGCGCCGCCCTCCTGCTGATCGGACTGGCACTCGGTGCCTCGCTGGGGCTGCTGCCCTCGCTGCCCCTGCAGATCCCGACCCTTCCCATCGTGATCCCGAGCCTGCTCGGCGCCATCGCCGGCATGTGGCTGTTGCTGTTCCTCTGGCTGGCGGGCCCCAAATGGGGTGGGCAGCCTCGATCGGGCATGACCCTCTTCAAGCTGCTGGTCCTGACCTTGATCCTGCTGGGTGCCTGGCTGGCGATCAGCTGGCTGCAGGCGCGCTCGCCCTGGCTGGTGCTGTTCCTGATGCTGCTGATCGCCGCGGCCGACGTCGGCGCCTACTTCACGGGTAGAAGCGTCGGCGGCCCCAAGCTGGCACCCCGCATCAGCCCGGGCAAGACCTGGTCCGGCGTGGCCGGTGGCCTGGTGGCCACGATCCTGGTCACGGCCCTGGCCGCAGCCCTGCTGCCGGATGCACCGTTCCGACCGATGATCGCGGCCCTCGTGGCGGCAGTGCTGGCATGGATCTCGGTCGGCGGTGACCTGTTCATCAGCCTGCTCAAGCGCCAGCGGGGGCTGAAGGACAGCTCGAACCTGCTGCCCGGCCACGGCGGCATTCTCGATCGCTTCGACAGCCTCGGCGCCGCCCTGCCCTTCTTCGTCATCGCCGTGGCGCAGCTGGGCAGCTGA